The following coding sequences lie in one Oncorhynchus nerka isolate Pitt River linkage group LG14, Oner_Uvic_2.0, whole genome shotgun sequence genomic window:
- the LOC115142105 gene encoding single-stranded DNA cytosine deaminase-like encodes MINKFDSVLLAQKKFIYHYKNMRWAKGRHETYLCFVVKRRVGPNSLSLPFSHTSTTLSPPPPQLLFLRLLEAGALCPGLWGYGAPDSVGLCYSVTWFCSWSPCSDCSYRLAQFLSQTPNLRLRIYVSRLYFCDPEDSSAREGLRMLQRAGVQITIMNYEDYFYCWQTFVACRQRVFKAWDGLHQNSVQLARKLNNILQPGEAEDWGDAFELLGL; translated from the exons ATGATCAACAAATTTGACAG TGTTCTGTTGGCCCAGAAGAAGTTTATCTACCACTATAAGAACATGCGCTGGGCCAAGGGCCGACACGAAACCTACCTGTGCTTCGTGGTCAAGAGGCGGGTGGGACCAAACTCCCTTT ctctccctttctcacacacctccaccactctatcccccccccccccccagctgctGTTCCTGCGCCTCCTGGAAGCAGGCGCCCTGTGTCCAGGCCTGTGGGGTTATGGAGCTCCAGACAGTGTGGGACTGTGTTACTCAGTCACCTGGTTCTGTTCCTGGTCCCCCTGCTCAGACTGCTCCTACAGGCTGGCCCAGTTCCTCAGCCAGACCCCCAACCTCCGCCTCAGGATCTACGTCTCCAGGCTCTACTTCTGTGACCCGGAGGACAGCAGTGCGAGAGAGGGTCTCCGCATGCTGCAGAGAGCCGGGGTGCAGATCACTATCATGAACTATGAAg ACTATTTCTACTGTTGGCAGACCTTTGTGGCTTGCAGACAGCGTGTGTTTAAGGCCTGGGACGGACTGCATCAGAACTCTGTTCAACTGGCCAGGAAACTTAACAACATCCTCCAg CCTGGTGAAGCAGAAGATTGGGGAGATGCTTTCGAGCTACTTGGACTGTGA
- the nat14 gene encoding probable N-acetyltransferase 14 — protein MVKLELDQVVMRRMREDDIETVKAIIKEGCQGTENRLILHILTRPVCLLLLATVSSVLRCFLHSFILALIIPVFLLIIYLKFTMPRSTGVLGTSRPYWDYVGSSYRGAQDETLPNPYSRISGKPPPAKGKARRRTKPKAEDKDKDSSPEIVDVEREKAAGQVWVADCEGEIVGCVSREGDCRLGMRRFCRVVVGCWYRREGLGRLLVQSLEQRERQTGARRVYAHVPYPSAVGEAFFRKLGYRLQGEVGYDGEEEEEDEEQPERTFLGFHVTKVFVKDLK, from the exons gaGGGTTGTCAGGGAACAGAAAACCGTCTGATCCTCCACATCCTGACTCGTCCTGTCTGCCTCCTACTCCTGGCCACTGTCTCTTCTGTCCTCCGCTGCTTCCTTCACTCCTTCATCCTGGCCCTCATCATCCCTGTCTTCCTGCTCATCATCTACCTCAAGTTCACCATGCCACGCTCCACCGGAGTGCTGGGCACCAGCCGGCCCTACTGGGACTATGTGGGGAGCAGTTACCGAGGGGCGCAGGACGAGACCCTTCCCAACCCCTATAGCAGGATCAGTGGGAAACCCCCACCGGCTAAA GGCAAGGCCAGACGGAGGACCAAACCCAAGGCAGAGGACAAGGACAAAGACTCGTCTCCTGAGATCGTAGAcgtggagagggagaaggcagcaGGGCAGGTGTGGGTGGCGGACTGTGAGGGGGAGATCGTGGGCTGTGTGTCCAGGGAGGGTGACTGTCGTCTGGGAATGAGGAGGTTCTGCAGGGTGGTGGTGGGCTGCTGGTACCGCCGGGAGGGCCTCGGCAGACTGCTGGTCCAGAGtctggagcagagggagaggcagacaggggCCAGGAGGGTCTACGCCCACGTCCCCTACCCCTCTGCAGTAGGAGAGGCCTTCTTCAGGAAGCTGGGCTACAGGCTGCAGGGGGAGGTGGGCTACGatggggaggaagaagaggaggatgaagagcagCCGGAGAGGACATTTCTGGGCTTCCATGTCACCAAGGTGTTTGTCAAAGACCTTAAGTGA